The genomic segment TGGATTAGAATCTTCTAAAGCAAACCTGTGGCAAAAGCAATTGCATTTGTACGAAGTGCCTTTTTATTATATAGAATATGGTATGGCGCAATTAGGGGCAATTGCGATGTGGAAGAATTACAAAGAAAACCCGACTAAGACATTAGAACAGTACAAAGCAGGTTTAAGCTTAGGTTATACCAAATCAATTGGGGATATCTATAAAGCTTGTGGAATCGAGTTTAGTTTTAAGCAAGACTATATTAAGTCGTTAGCTGAGTTTGTTATCTCTGAATTGGATAAGCTTGATTAGGTATCCTTTTGTTAACGGATATTTACTTCTCTTTCTAAGGTTACTCCAAATTTATCTTCTACAGAAGAAATTATATCTCCCGATAAATTAAAAATATCGCTTCCTTCACTTCTTCCATGGTTTACTAAAACCAATGCATGTTGGGGATGAACACCATAATCTTTAATTCTCTTTCCTTTCCAACCACAATTTTCAATCAACCAAGCAGCCGCCAGTTTAACCATTCCGTTGTCTTGATTGTAATGGGCTATATCTGGAAAGCTAGTTTCTATGGTTTTGAATATGCTTTGTTCTATTACCGGATTCTTAAAAAAGCTACCCGCATTACCGGTTATTTTAGCGTCAGGTAATTTAGAGGAACGGATGTTGCAAATTGCTTTGCTAATATTTTGAACGCTTAATTCGGCATTACCCATTCTTTCTAATTCTGCATTAATTGCACCGTAAGACGTGTTAAACGTAGGTTCTTTCTGGAGTTTGAAAGTGACTGCAGCAATCAAATACTTTCCTTTAAGTTCTTTCTTGAAAACACTTGATCGGTAGCCGAAATCACATTCCGAATTCGTGAAGTTTCGAATGATACCATCCGTTAAGTCTATTGCCTCCACATTAGTAATAACATCTTTTACTTCAACTCCATAAGCACCAATGTTTTGCATCGGACTGGCTCCAACATTACCTGGAATAAGAGATAAGTTTTCAATGCCGCCATAGTTATTACCCACACAATGCATTACGAAATCATGCCAGTTTTCGCCTCCCTGA from the Flavobacteriales bacterium genome contains:
- the murB gene encoding UDP-N-acetylmuramate dehydrogenase, with the protein product MKLQENYSLLELNTFGIDVKAKLYCEVHSTQDVTAIIKSAEFKQNNNLILGGGSNILFTKDFEGLVVKNNLKGIEIVKEDDSEVHLTVQGGENWHDFVMHCVGNNYGGIENLSLIPGNVGASPMQNIGAYGVEVKDVITNVEAIDLTDGIIRNFTNSECDFGYRSSVFKKELKGKYLIAAVTFKLQKEPTFNTSYGAINAELERMGNAELSVQNISKAICNIRSSKLPDAKITGNAGSFFKNPVIEQSIFKTIETSFPDIAHYNQDNGMVKLAAAWLIENCGWKGKRIKDYGVHPQHALVLVNHGRSEGSDIFNLSGDIISSVEDKFGVTLEREVNIR